A window of Sphingobacterium kitahiroshimense genomic DNA:
ATTTAAATCGCATCCGCATAAAAGAAGTCTGCCATAAATTAAATGGAGATCACTTAGACAGTGTGTCGTTTATTGCTTTTAGCAGTGGTTTTAATAGTATAACTAATTTTAATCGCGTTTTTAAACAGATCATAGGATGTAACCCAAAGGAATATACAAACAACTACAGACAGACTATTTTTACAGAAATTTAAAAAATCCTTAGTTGTGAAGATCTTCTAATGATCTCCATAACCAACATCATCCAGTTTACCTTTAAACACTTTAAATTGGATAATGAAATAAACAATAACCAATACAGCGGCGATAGAAAACCAGCCTAGTCCAACAGATAATCCATACTCGTGTGCGGCTACGTTTTGCACCGTTAAAGATGGGTTTACAGTATTTGTCGATGGAAGTAAGATTGGAAACATAGATGCTATAGTAGAGCCGAAACTTCCGAAGATAAATAGGGATGAAAATATAAATCCTGATAAGTCTTTTTTGAATTTTTTAATTTGAAACTGCCCAACTAGTCCGATAGAAGCAATGATCGGGAAAATCCAAAGCCAATAATAAGTTCCAAAATTATGCAGTGAAATTGGTTTCACATAGTGCCACACAAAAGCGGATAAGATTACTAAAAATAATAAGACAAAGTTGAGCTTAAATATGACCTCTTTTAATCGCTGGCTTAAAGAGCTAGAAGTTTTTAATATAATCCAGTTAGCGCCGTGGATAGTCAGTGTAACAACTGCGACTAGGCCTAATAGTATGGTGAACCAGTCAATGATACCTTGATGTTCTGCCAGTGGATCAAATGTTGGGTTCCAAAGTGCCAGAAAGAAATAATGTGGTTCCTGTTTAGAGACTCCATTTTCGACCATACCAAGGTTCACTCCCCGGACAACATTACCTAAAGCCGCTCCAAAGAATAAAGCAAGCAGGAGACTGGCTAAGCCAAAAGCTTTATCCCACAATGCTTCCCACATGCGGTTATGCACTTGACCTCTTAATTCTAAACTTATTGCTCGAAAGATAAGCAACCAGAGAACAAGCATCAAGGGTAAATAGAAGCCACTGAAAGCTGAAGCATATAACGTTGGGAAGGCAAAAAATAAGACCCCTCCCGAAGCGATGAGCCATACTTCATTAGCATCCCAAAAAGGTCCGATAGAATTTGTTACTGCTTTTCTTTCTTCTTCTGTCTTCGCAAAAAAGAGATGAACAATTCCTGCTCCAAAGTCATAACCATCTAGAATAACATAGATTCCTAGCATGACCATTAATACGATAAACCAAAATATTTCCATGATCAATTACGTTAAGGAGATTTGAGGCTCAGGACCTTTTCTTATTATTTTTAACACAAGCATTAAAAATAATAATCCTAATAAAATATAAAGTCCAACAAACCCTAATAAAGTAAATAGGGCATTGCCAGAAGAAACGGTTGGAGAAACGCCATCTACCATGCGCATCAGGTTGTATACAAGCCAGGGTTGTCTTCCTAGTTCAGCTGTATACCATCCTGCAGTATTAGCGATATAGGGGAAAGGAATCATAAACATGATGATCCAGAGCAACCATTTTGTCTGAAATAATTTGTTTTTCCAAAGTAAAAACGTGGCCGCTACCATTATTGCAATAAAAATGGTGCCTAGGCCCGCCATGATATGATAACCATAATACAGTCCAGGTACATTGGTAGGATGTATGGATTCGTCAAATTCATTCAAACCCTTGATCTCTGCATCCCAACGTTGATAGGTAAGAAAGCTAAGGACATTTGGAACAGCAATTTTGTTATCTAATTTTTTATTTTGCATATCTGGCTGACCAATAAGTACGATTTCTGATCCCCCTTTTTCGGTCTTAAAAATACCTTCCATAGCCGCAAAGGTGACCGGTTGATATTTGACAACATTCTTAGCAGCCATATCACCTGTTGGAAAAGCAACTACAATAGAGGATATAACACCGAAAATGACACCAGTTTTAACGAACATTTTTCCAAATTTGCTGTGTTTATTACTCAATAAGTAAAAAGCACCTATGGATGCTACAAAGAAAGAGCTCGTAATCAGAGAACCTGCCTGATTATGTAAATAGGAAGGCCATAGCCATGGATTATTAAAAAGCGCAGTAAAATTATTTAATACAAATTTTCCATTTTCTAATATTTCATATCCCACCGGATACTGCATCCAGGAATGGGTTGCAATGATGAGAAAGCCGCTCGCCCAAGAACCGATAAATACCATTAATCCAGAGAGGAAATGGAGTTTGTGTCCAAGTAACTTTTCTCCAAAAAGAAACATCCCTAGAAAGGACGATTCTAGAAAGAAGGAGAACATACCCTCCATGGCTAATGTTTGTCCGATAATGCCACCCGTTAATTCGGAAAATTTTGCCCAGTTCGTACCAAATTGAAATTCCATTGGAATACCCGTGACGACACCCATTGTAAAGTTCAAAGCGAATATTTTCATCCAGAATTTTGCAGCATGATTGTATTCTTCAATTTTCGTTCGTAAGAATTTCCATTTGAAGTAAACGATCATCAGGGAGAGGCCCATCGTTAATTGCGGAAACAGGTAGTGAAAGGTAATGGTGAAAGCAAACTGTAACCGATTGTAAAGAATCATGTCTTCCATACGACATTATATGAGGTTAAAATATAACCTAAATATAATTGTTTTTTATATGGGAAACAATAAAGTGCTTTTACTTATTTGTGATGATTTTTATAAACCATCCTGCAGATTGAGTTGGATGCGGAATGGCTATTATGATATTATGAAACACTTATTGATTTCTATTATGGCTTTATTTTAATAAAGATTTATAAAATATAAACCACTATTAAAGCAACATAGTTGCATGTAAGGTTTTAATTATTATATTTGCAACATAGTTGCGTATATGGCGACTTCGAATTGTTTTACTTAAATCAAAATCTAATCATGAAAATGAAATTTATCAAACGTATTACTGTACTTTTATTGGCTTCGGTGGTTTTTTTAATTGGAGTATCGTCTTGCAAAAAGGATGAACAGGTTCCTGTCGAGAAGGAAGAAATTAGGGCATCTCTACAGTTTACTGAGCTTCAGGGCACTAAAGGAGCAGGTCATGGGGATCATTTTCACGGTGTTACCACTGCTAAGGAAGGTGCTGTAATTACTGTAAACTTTGATGCCTCTGGTAACGCTTTAACAAAAGGTGCGATTAACTTAGATGCTGAGCTCGCGTACAAAATGGATTTAAAAGTTTACGATGAAAAAGGAATAGAAATTCAAGATAATTTTGTAAAGAATCAGGCAACAGCCGGCGATTACAAGGCATTTTTAATAGGAGATAAATTAATCGCAAATGCAAATACGGAAACAAATGGAGGTGCTATTTTTCAACCACGAGAAACTGATTATGCTGATGGAACTAAAGTTAATGGTAAATATGAGATGACAGGTCTGAAGGCATTTTTTACGTTGGGCTCTGAAAACAAGGGAAAAACTAAAAAATTAATTTATTCCTTGCGTAAAATAGAGCCTGGGGTAAAAGCTACGATTGAACGTGTCGATTTACTTGATCCAGGCTATGCAAGCAAATTTAAAGGTGCAAACGTGCTCGAATTAAAATTTGATATTAAATAAGGTCTTTTATTTAATCTGAAAAACGCAAAAGAGGTGTAACCATTTTGATTACACCTCTTTTAAATCATATTGCGTTACTTTAAGAAGTAATTTTTCTGCTCGTAGGATCTATGACTGTTTTAGTTCCTAAAAATCATTAGCCCTGTGATTTTTCTAATAGTGAAATAGCATAAAACAATACGCCAGCTTCACCTCTAAAGGTGCCTGATCCTTCAGGTTTATTATCCTTTGTATACCACTCATAAAAGCCTTTATTTTTTATTACCCGATCCAACATCGGTTTCATTTGTTCATATGCCTCCTTTTCGTAACCATTTTTGACCAACTGTTGTATCATACGGCCACCAAACCAGGTCCAATCCCCACCGTTTTGATATCCATATGGATACATACCTTTATTTTTGAATGAACCTGCAGGGTAAGTCGGATAGATCGTCAAGCCGATTGTAGCGGCACCGGAATCTTTCACATTTTTGACCATCTTATCTAAGGCTGTTTTTATTTGTTCCTTACTCAGTAAATTGGCTTCGATAGCAATAGCAGTACCACCATGATAGTAGATCTGATTCTCATCGAAATCTGAAGAAAATGGTGATCCGTTGATATAAATATGGGGGATAAATTTTTGATTTTTCTCATCCCAAAGATGCTTTATTGTATTGGCAGCGATTTCATCGCGGATGGGTTTCCACTGGGATGCTTTTTCAGGAACAAGTTCCATATAGTTATCCAATGCAATTAGAAACATTGCATTATCATAAATGTCTAATGCAATATGAGAATTTTCATCTAAATGCACACCCCAATCATGTTCCGGTTGTACATCACCCCAATCAACCGTGGTTGCACCCCAAAGTAAACCATAAGTTTTATTGTATCGTTCATTCATTAAGAACTGGAGGGCATTTTCCATTTTGTCTTTAACGATACTATTACCCACCTTGGCCGATAAGAAAGATGTATCCTGGGATGCTTTCACATATTTGTAAACAGCCTGAATCAAAGAAGTTTCCTGATCTGTTTCTACGGTATTTTTATGCCCCGCATAATCTGGAGCTAATACATTTGTTATCGTATAGTAGTCAGATGTGCCATTTTTTAAGCTCGCTTTTTTAACAAAGCCATCTGCAATATTCCCATCTGGCCCCTGTAGTTTTAGAAATATAAGCAATTGATCTTTGATTTGCTCATGAGGATGCACTTGTGTAGCTAAATTGATAAAGGTATTGTAATCTCTGATCCATACCTCTCCATATCCATCTCCAGCATTGAAACCGGATTTTATGGTATTGGTTGCCATATCTTTGACTAGTTGAAAACTACTGTCTTTTTTCATATCGGCCTGCCAACTGTTTTGTGTTCCTTTGCTTCCACTTGGATTGCAGGAAAATAAAAGGGCAGAGGAAGCTATTGCAAAAAATAAGTTTTTCATATTTTTAGATGTTTAGTTTAAAATTGGTTGCATTTTGAATCTTTAACGTATGATTGGATCACTTTTACCGGCTGTTTTCCAAGGTTACGAAGTGAATATGATCCTGTTGCAGCTGGAATGGCAAATGTCTCAACATAATTAAAAACTTCCCTCATACCATTTGAAGTTGTTAATTCCACAGCCTCCCCTTCAACAAGCATCAGAATATGACACTGATTTTTTGTTTCAATCGTTACCTCTTGGTCAAAGTCATAGCGTACGACATCATAAAAATGATCTTCATGTGTAGCTAAATGAACTTTAGTTGTTTGATTATCAATTTTGTGGGAAACAGGTTTCGCAATTAACGTATCGTTGACCACTTGTCCTTTTCTTTCAAAATTAAGATTGTCAAAAGCACGGTCGATATTTAAAGGACGTGGTTTGCCATCCAAATCCGGTCTTACCCAATCATACATTTTAAAGGTGAAGTTGTATGGAGTCGCACTAATTTCTAAAACTAAATTATCGATACCAGATGAATGCACTGTACCATGCGGTATCAAGTATAAATCATGCTTTTTAGATTCAAATTTTTGAATATATTGATCTACCTCAATGGCTTCTCCGGTTTTAAAACTATGTTCTAAAGCACTTTGAAATTTATCTTTATTGATATCGTCTTGAAAACCTAGGTATACTTGTGCATCTCCTTTTCTGTCTACAATGTAATAGGTTTCATCTTGAGTAAAGTTTTCTCCAAATTGTGACTTTGCATACTTCGGGCTAGGGTGACACTGTATTGATAAATTTCCTCCATCAAAGGTATCTAAGAAATTAAATCTAATTGGGAAATCTACACCAAATCTTGGTTCAGCCAAGCCTAGGACATTTTTGCTTTCAGTGAACATCAATTGATCAAATGAAATTTCCAGAAGTAGATCATTAAATTTTAATGACAAGCCATTTTCTGGAACAATCATCTCGAAGGACCAGGCGTAGTTTTTTGCACTTTGATCTATCCCTGTTAGATGATCTTTCATCCATTGTCCACCCCAAACACCAGATTCAAATGTAGGTTTTACTCTAAAATAATTGACAGACATTTGATGCAAGGTCTGTCTTAAATCAGATCCCTTTATCCAAGGTAATGTGTTGTCAGATTGCTGATCTGCCATGATTTCTATCCGAGATAGAATTGAATTTTTGTGGCTATTTAACGCTTGCCAATCCACAAAATAATATCGTTTGTAAATCTGTTTTGGATCTTTTGAATTGCTGCATCCTAAGTTCCATGCTTTTCCAGCTCTCATGCGCTGAATTAGAACACTTTTAGGCAAATCAACATACATGATAGAAGCTTCATTATCTAAAAGAGCTGCTCCAGGTCCGTAAAAGATGATATACTCTTGGTTATTTGCGAGCATATCATGGAATTTCGCTAATTTTTCAGCGTTAAAATAAGAAGATAATGGAAGAGGGGATTTTTTTCCAAATAAGGGATCATTTCCACCAAGATAAGGTGCTACCTGATTATTAATAATCTCTTCTGATAAAAGTGCCTCATCAATAGCGATGAAGCGTGGTTTAATGTCGTAATTTTTAAATTCTTTTGAAATCTCTCCAATGACAAATTTCCAATCTACACCAACAAAACCATCGATGATACGTATATTATTGTCGAGCAGTACACGAACTAATTTTTGAAATGAGCTTGAGATTTCACCTGTAGCAGGGAAAGCGGGCATAATATTGTACTGGCCTATTGCTGAGTCTTTAATGGTATGCATATTTAATTATTTTATTGAAATCTGTTGAATGTATAGCTAACTTATTTACGGGCTTTATCTTTCCAATATTTCTCTATTTCTTCCAAGGGTTTACCCTTAGTTTCAGGTAAAAATAGGAGTACGGTTATAAAGGCAATAGCGCAGAAGAATGCAAATAGCCAAAAGGTGTAGCGAGCTCCCCAAGCATCTAGGATGATGGGGGTCAATTGACCGATAATGGCATCTGAAATCCACATAACCAAGATACTGATACCCATGGCGCGCGCTCGGATGGAATTTGGGAAAATCTCTGAAGCAACTACAAATTTTAATGGACCAATAGAAAAGGCAAAGAAAAACATAAACGAAAGTATCGAAATGATTAAAGCCGTATTGTTAATCTCTTGATTTGTTGCAAATAGAAACCCGGTCACAATTAGGCTGAGGGTAGCCCCCAATGTTCCAAATACATATAGAGGTCTTCGTCCCCAGTTATCCACTTTCCATATTGCAAAGCATGTGAAAAGTACGTTTGCAAGACCAAAGAACAATTGCGCATGATAGGAATTGCTCATCGAAATGCCCGAATCCAGAAGAATCGTCGGACCATAGTAAACAATGGCATTAATACCACTAAGTTGTGAGAATAGCGGTAGGAGTAAACCCAGTAAGAATGCTTTTCTGTAAACCGGAGAAAAAAGGTCTTTTAGTTTTCCTTTTGTTTCAGGTGGGCTATTTTGTAAATTTTGGAGATTAAGTTTAGCACTTATTTCAGCTACCTCAGCATTTCTTCCAACTTTTAGTAACCAACGTGGGCTTTCTGGAACAAAGTATGCTCCAATAGAAAGTAATATTGCAGGTATTGCACCAACTAAGAACATAGTCCGCCACTGTCCATGAGTTTGTGAAGGAAGATGTTGAATAATCAGATAATTACTAATATAAGCGATCAGAATACCAAAAGTGATTGCCAGTTGATAGGAAGTCACGGCTCGGCCTCGAAATTGACTTGGGGATATCTCTGCAATGTATAGCGGAACAACGATAGAAGCAATGCCGACACCGATGCCACCAAGTCCACGAAAAAGAATAAGCATCATATAGCTCGTGCTTAGTCCACAGCCTATTGCTGATACTAAAAAGAGAATAGATGCAACGATAAGCGCAGGCTTGCGGCCGTACTTATCGCTAAAGCTACCTGTAAAAATCACGCCCACTATACAGCCAATTAAAGCTGAACTGACAAATATGCCTTCTTGATTTGGTGTTAATCCAAAAAATTGCTTTACTAAAGGTAATGCTCCTGCTATAACGGCCATATCAAATCCGAAAAGTAGCCCCCCTAGCGACACGATACATAGAATAAGGATGAAAAATTTATTCATATTAAGGTTTTATAATTAGTATGTATATACATACAAACATATATTTATTTTTTTAATAATGCAAAAAATCTTACTTTAGCCTAAGTAATAAATATGATGAATCTTAAAATAGACCATAAAAGTCCGATACCATTACATATACAGGCCGAGAATTTGTTGCGTGAACTGATCAAGCAACCGGAATATATTGATGGGAAATTATTGCCAAATGAAATTGAACTGGCTAAGCGCTTGGCAATTTCACGTTCAACATTACGGCTGGCAATCAATAAGTTGGTTTACGAAGAGCTGTTAATCAGGAAGAAGGGGATAGGTACCAAGGTAGCAAGTGCTAAATTTAGTTCAAAGTCTAAAAATTGGTTAAGTTTCTCGCAAGAGATGAAAAATCGGGGTCTCGAGGTGAAAAATTTTGAACTTCATGTTAGTTGGGAAATTCCTGATAAAGCAGTTTCACAATTTTTTGATGTACCAGAAGATTTGAAGTTACTTAAATTAGAACGTTTGCGAGGTAAAAAAGACGATCCGTTTGTTTATTTTATCTCTTACTTCCATCCGCGTATTGGTTTGACCGGAGATGAAGATTTTAAACGTCCGCTTTATGAAATATTAGAAGCCGATTTTCATATTGTAGCCGATCTGTCTCAGGAAGAACTGGATGCGATGGCAGCTAATAAATTTATCGCCGACAAGCTTGAAATAGCTATTGGTGCACCTATTTTGTCAAGGAAGAGATTTGTCTTTGATCAATCAGGAAGGCCTATTGAATACAATCTTGGATATTATCGTGCTGAGAGTTTTACGTATACCGTAGAAAGTAGACGCGATTATTAGTATATAAAATGAATCTGGATAATTAATTATCCAGATTCATTTGTAACAAAGTTTTTAGTTTTTATTTAAAGTTTCTTTAGCCCAATCGTTCATTAATAGAATCGCTTTGCTTAAAACTCCGGCAGAGCCTTTGAATTTACCAGAACCACTAGGAACATCATTTTTTCCATACCATTCGTAAAATCCTTTATTTTTGACCACTCGGTTTATCATCGGTTGAATCTCTTCATAGGCTTCTTTTGGATAGCCGTTTAATACTAATTGTTGTATCATTCTACCACCAAACCAGGTCCAGTCTCCACCATTTTGATAGGCGTAAGGTTTTGACATCCAGCCTTTGAAAAATCCTTCAGGATAGGTCGGATATAGTGTAAGGCCGATACTTGGCATGCCAGATAGACGTACATTTTCCAACATTTGATCATTGACTGTTTTAATTTCTTCTTTACTTAAAAGTCCCGATTCAATAGCTATGGCTGTTCCACCGTGGTAATGAATTTTATTCTCATCAAATCCTTCAGGCAGTGGCGAATCTTTAGGATAAATATGCGGAATGAATTTTTGTTGTTTTTTATCCCAAAGGTGTTTCATGGTGTTGATCTCAATTTCCTTTTTCAGACTTTTCCATTCGTTTATTTTTTTTGCGTCGGGCATAATATCAATAAGTGTTTTTAGAGCAATGATGTACATGGCATTGTCGTAAACATCAATCGCTTCATTGGATAGATTATTCCAGTCACAACCAAAATCATCATGTGGTTGGACATCTCCCCAGTCTGCGGTCATTGCTCCCCACAAGAGTTTATATTCTTTATTGTATCGCTCACGATGTAAATAATCCAGCATCAGTTGAATGCGGTCCTTTACAAGTATACCACCGATGTTTTCTTCAAGGATACTATGATCTTTTGTTTTTGTAATGTATTTGCCCAGAAGTTGAATAAGCGAGGTTTCTTGATCAGTCTCTACGGTATTCTTAAAGCCCACATGTTCAGGGTCGTTCTCCGAATAATAAGGAGTATCATCGTGCCAGGTGAAGTCTTTTTTCAAGACGTAACCATCAACCATTTCGCCGTTCTTTTGCTGCATCTTAAAGAATACTAAGATAGCTCCTCTTACCTCCTCTTTAGTACGTTCTTCTAGTGCGGTTTCGATAAAAGTATTCAAGTCGCGCGCCCATATTTGCGAGTAGCCGCTTCCGGCATTGAAGCCTTCTTTAATGACCTGTCTCGCTAGGCTGTCAACAAAAGCTAATTTTTGATCAGCTAAAATAGTTTTTGCAAGTTCAATATCTTGACTTTTCTGTTTCGATGTGCAGCCTGCTAGCAGTAGCGCGAAAGTAAGGATCGGTATGCATCTTTTCATAACGGATTAAATTTTGGTTTATTCTTATGTATATACATTCAAAAGTATAAAAAAACAATCTTTAATTCCAAATTATCCTGCTTTAAATTGTTTGGTATTCATAATTTTACAATTATTCATATCTGTTTTTATTTTTTAATGCTTTATTTTTTGATCTTTAATTTTACTCTATGTCTATACATTTGAAATTTATTTTATAAGTTTGTGTGTAAACCTTATAAATAAAGATGATAAAAAATATAATCATGTATTGCTGTGGAGTATTGACCTTTATTACATGCTCTTACGCACAGCAAAAACAACATTTAACCCAATATGTTAAACCCAATATAGGTTCAGTTCATAGTCGGTATTTTTTTTATACTCCAGCGGCAGTGCCTTTTGGAATGGCTAAATTAGCACCTAGTACAGATGGTAGTTATGGAAATCGCTCCGGTTGGGAGGCTGTTGGTTATGATGATAGACATCATTCAATAGCAGGATTTCCTCATTTTCATGAATTTCAAATCGGTGGAGTTGTCTTTGCACCAACGGTTGGGGAAATAAAAACCAATGCTGGTAAAGTGGATATGCCCCATAGTGGTTACCTTTCTTCTTTTGATAAAGTAGATGAATTTGCCACATCAGGATATTATCGTGTAAAATTAAAAGATTATGGTATTCAGGCAGAATTAACGGCCACAAAAAGGGTAGGTTTCCATAAATATACATTTCCTTCAACTGATTCAGCAAATGTAATTTTTGATATTGGTCATGTCATGGGGGAAAGCGGTCCTGTCATTGATGCTCAGGTTACTTATGATCAGCAACATGTATGGGGTTATGTGATAACAAGTCCGCTTTATGTACAGAAATATCAAAAAGGAGCCGATATAAAAATGTATTTTTTTGCTGAGATTGATAAATTGCCTGTCGCTTATGGTACCTTTCTAGATTCAGAAATTTTTGCGGATAAAAAAACGATAAAAGGTAAAGGAGCAGGTCTCTATTTACGCTTTAAGACCAAAAAAGGGGAAGCGATTGAACTAAAGACAGGTCTATCCTATACTTCGATTGAAAATGCTAAATTGAACCTGCTTCAGGAAGCTAAAAAGTTAAATTTTGAAGAAGCTAAGAAGAATGCGATTCAGATTTGGGATGCCGAATTGGGGCGTGTTCTTGTTGAAGGGGGTAAAATTGAAGACCGGACTAAGTTCTATACAGCGCTTTATCATGCCTTATTGGGAAGAGGCTTAGCTAGTGATGTCAATGGTGCATATCCTAAGAATGACGGTAGTATCGGACAGATTCCTTTAAATGGGAAAGGTATTCCGGTACATCATCATTATAATACTGATGCAATCTGGGGAGCTTTTTGGAATCTGACACAATTATGGTCTATTGCATATCCTGATTATTATAATGATTGGATCCAAAGTCAATTGCTCGTATATAAAGATGCAGGTTGGTTAGGAGATGGTATTGCTAA
This region includes:
- a CDS encoding sugar porter family MFS transporter, with amino-acid sequence MNKFFILILCIVSLGGLLFGFDMAVIAGALPLVKQFFGLTPNQEGIFVSSALIGCIVGVIFTGSFSDKYGRKPALIVASILFLVSAIGCGLSTSYMMLILFRGLGGIGVGIASIVVPLYIAEISPSQFRGRAVTSYQLAITFGILIAYISNYLIIQHLPSQTHGQWRTMFLVGAIPAILLSIGAYFVPESPRWLLKVGRNAEVAEISAKLNLQNLQNSPPETKGKLKDLFSPVYRKAFLLGLLLPLFSQLSGINAIVYYGPTILLDSGISMSNSYHAQLFFGLANVLFTCFAIWKVDNWGRRPLYVFGTLGATLSLIVTGFLFATNQEINNTALIISILSFMFFFAFSIGPLKFVVASEIFPNSIRARAMGISILVMWISDAIIGQLTPIILDAWGARYTFWLFAFFCAIAFITVLLFLPETKGKPLEEIEKYWKDKARK
- a CDS encoding class I mannose-6-phosphate isomerase, whose amino-acid sequence is MHTIKDSAIGQYNIMPAFPATGEISSSFQKLVRVLLDNNIRIIDGFVGVDWKFVIGEISKEFKNYDIKPRFIAIDEALLSEEIINNQVAPYLGGNDPLFGKKSPLPLSSYFNAEKLAKFHDMLANNQEYIIFYGPGAALLDNEASIMYVDLPKSVLIQRMRAGKAWNLGCSNSKDPKQIYKRYYFVDWQALNSHKNSILSRIEIMADQQSDNTLPWIKGSDLRQTLHQMSVNYFRVKPTFESGVWGGQWMKDHLTGIDQSAKNYAWSFEMIVPENGLSLKFNDLLLEISFDQLMFTESKNVLGLAEPRFGVDFPIRFNFLDTFDGGNLSIQCHPSPKYAKSQFGENFTQDETYYIVDRKGDAQVYLGFQDDINKDKFQSALEHSFKTGEAIEVDQYIQKFESKKHDLYLIPHGTVHSSGIDNLVLEISATPYNFTFKMYDWVRPDLDGKPRPLNIDRAFDNLNFERKGQVVNDTLIAKPVSHKIDNQTTKVHLATHEDHFYDVVRYDFDQEVTIETKNQCHILMLVEGEAVELTTSNGMREVFNYVETFAIPAATGSYSLRNLGKQPVKVIQSYVKDSKCNQF
- the cydB gene encoding cytochrome d ubiquinol oxidase subunit II, giving the protein MEIFWFIVLMVMLGIYVILDGYDFGAGIVHLFFAKTEEERKAVTNSIGPFWDANEVWLIASGGVLFFAFPTLYASAFSGFYLPLMLVLWLLIFRAISLELRGQVHNRMWEALWDKAFGLASLLLALFFGAALGNVVRGVNLGMVENGVSKQEPHYFFLALWNPTFDPLAEHQGIIDWFTILLGLVAVVTLTIHGANWIILKTSSSLSQRLKEVIFKLNFVLLFLVILSAFVWHYVKPISLHNFGTYYWLWIFPIIASIGLVGQFQIKKFKKDLSGFIFSSLFIFGSFGSTIASMFPILLPSTNTVNPSLTVQNVAAHEYGLSVGLGWFSIAAVLVIVYFIIQFKVFKGKLDDVGYGDH
- a CDS encoding GntR family transcriptional regulator, encoding MMNLKIDHKSPIPLHIQAENLLRELIKQPEYIDGKLLPNEIELAKRLAISRSTLRLAINKLVYEELLIRKKGIGTKVASAKFSSKSKNWLSFSQEMKNRGLEVKNFELHVSWEIPDKAVSQFFDVPEDLKLLKLERLRGKKDDPFVYFISYFHPRIGLTGDEDFKRPLYEILEADFHIVADLSQEELDAMAANKFIADKLEIAIGAPILSRKRFVFDQSGRPIEYNLGYYRAESFTYTVESRRDY
- a CDS encoding cytochrome ubiquinol oxidase subunit I, with protein sequence MEDMILYNRLQFAFTITFHYLFPQLTMGLSLMIVYFKWKFLRTKIEEYNHAAKFWMKIFALNFTMGVVTGIPMEFQFGTNWAKFSELTGGIIGQTLAMEGMFSFFLESSFLGMFLFGEKLLGHKLHFLSGLMVFIGSWASGFLIIATHSWMQYPVGYEILENGKFVLNNFTALFNNPWLWPSYLHNQAGSLITSSFFVASIGAFYLLSNKHSKFGKMFVKTGVIFGVISSIVVAFPTGDMAAKNVVKYQPVTFAAMEGIFKTEKGGSEIVLIGQPDMQNKKLDNKIAVPNVLSFLTYQRWDAEIKGLNEFDESIHPTNVPGLYYGYHIMAGLGTIFIAIMVAATFLLWKNKLFQTKWLLWIIMFMIPFPYIANTAGWYTAELGRQPWLVYNLMRMVDGVSPTVSSGNALFTLLGFVGLYILLGLLFLMLVLKIIRKGPEPQISLT
- a CDS encoding GH92 family glycosyl hydrolase, producing the protein MIKNIIMYCCGVLTFITCSYAQQKQHLTQYVKPNIGSVHSRYFFYTPAAVPFGMAKLAPSTDGSYGNRSGWEAVGYDDRHHSIAGFPHFHEFQIGGVVFAPTVGEIKTNAGKVDMPHSGYLSSFDKVDEFATSGYYRVKLKDYGIQAELTATKRVGFHKYTFPSTDSANVIFDIGHVMGESGPVIDAQVTYDQQHVWGYVITSPLYVQKYQKGADIKMYFFAEIDKLPVAYGTFLDSEIFADKKTIKGKGAGLYLRFKTKKGEAIELKTGLSYTSIENAKLNLLQEAKKLNFEEAKKNAIQIWDAELGRVLVEGGKIEDRTKFYTALYHALLGRGLASDVNGAYPKNDGSIGQIPLNGKGIPVHHHYNTDAIWGAFWNLTQLWSIAYPDYYNDWIQSQLLVYKDAGWLGDGIANSKYVSGVGTNFTGLAIAAAYNVGIRNYDVDLAYQAVRKNELESKDRLPGAGKLDVGVFVDKGYSPYIKDETGNPELLTNGSPFGASHTLEYAFSAAAAAQFAKSLKHESDYSVLNKLSDAWRTLYDPSTKFMRPKDSEGRFIQNFNPYESWRGFQEGNAWQYTFYVPHVPQELVKLVGEDLFNRRLDSIFTISQKNIFGGGAHIDAFAGIESLYNHGNQPNLHISWLFYFSGRPDLSQKWVRAICNEFYGTEAIHGYGFGQDEDQGQLGAWYVMSSIGLFDVRSLTSENPSFQVGAPLFDRITISLPKTLRKNKFEIEVKNQDTSRIYLDQIQLNGKILSGQELPFQDLVKGGKMSIVLKNK
- a CDS encoding amylo-alpha-1,6-glucosidase — translated: MKNLFFAIASSALLFSCNPSGSKGTQNSWQADMKKDSSFQLVKDMATNTIKSGFNAGDGYGEVWIRDYNTFINLATQVHPHEQIKDQLLIFLKLQGPDGNIADGFVKKASLKNGTSDYYTITNVLAPDYAGHKNTVETDQETSLIQAVYKYVKASQDTSFLSAKVGNSIVKDKMENALQFLMNERYNKTYGLLWGATTVDWGDVQPEHDWGVHLDENSHIALDIYDNAMFLIALDNYMELVPEKASQWKPIRDEIAANTIKHLWDEKNQKFIPHIYINGSPFSSDFDENQIYYHGGTAIAIEANLLSKEQIKTALDKMVKNVKDSGAATIGLTIYPTYPAGSFKNKGMYPYGYQNGGDWTWFGGRMIQQLVKNGYEKEAYEQMKPMLDRVIKNKGFYEWYTKDNKPEGSGTFRGEAGVLFYAISLLEKSQG